Proteins found in one Planococcus citri chromosome 2, ihPlaCitr1.1, whole genome shotgun sequence genomic segment:
- the Nipped-B gene encoding nipped-B-like protein: MYRSMQNIDRQHDLKSTCNDGRQRMAMNGETPTVPITTLAGISSLTDLLPEMPLPSPLPHTLSNKSLLFHPRVAEEANNLLNLRDENLVPLLANSLSQTTSDHIELKDHYACTDQLIDHQYQPELLKAIVQRNPTVFKNASTSQRMGWHHQQRQTQQPQQILLQQQMQQQKQQNFQQPQQRMQQPLSQSFQQPLHHHQNKPSDQNQARHVLQQQSPQSMLQQSQASPQSQQQMQMQQQFHSQQVHHMQQGQLGHQQSVISMGPSSSSGSPVVSASNNFMPKMASPANASATGNYNSTTSVDYVNNSINTYSPSAPSTRSSARLAASNAAQNYQDSVVNSVVNSSFQQHNFIPSTSQNTRHVIHGGAGDGQPPYTNADGASTSGNYSPYPAIVQNSSPMLASLPTPAATPSPTPAQSPNRFMQRASVITSDNTAQQNGMYSIPNVDKFLMGEDINLNMSDQSMDVGDLNSSLMQPNMVQPYSGSQDSNMVKIPSIIDPATNQPIQISEQLQSQIESQLQLDAAAQSHMNSQEIYPADMLESTIGSSVCGTDNLLANDVSSNIPIISGDLSMTPPLSSSVPQLDSVPAQSDFNSLATERASKRKRNSRIPETPIKDEEYVPKPKLKKIERKLVPVLEKLIVEELTETNPYQKFNQSLDRVFDHVEDMDISLDAESDDEVPEETLLPKYQLLDLCSEAAKLKSLGCMESIPSDKLIRLLGILEKNIRSGIKVSPIADENDDESERKLWMELAMERIMRAVDASLISLYVLTSPNMNKKVYLEDVIDKIILFTKYQLHNTIYPVYDPVYRTKQKKKDTGSRKKKSNSRDVREKSIVSLYTKLVEIISLLSELLNIQPLTDNSILHLSTMGVGPFFVEGINELQLTSLKLVTSIFMKYEKHRKLLLDDILASMARLPNSKQSLRSYRLSSQEHIQILTALVLQLIQCMVVLPKNAASRKLTWDPDSEISRKFKAAQTSASNFLVVFLSKCSSKSEEIDYRPLFENFIQDLLTTVNKPEWPVSELMLSVLGKLLVTNFVNTKAEMALRVASLDYLGVVAARLRKDSVTSNLKLSTIDTIIKDIRAEELKDDDKPVDYDKLEIGSDEERIMFLQRVLLDYLAVKSHNEDSLAHARHFYICQWYQDALNEANAPTTNKTKHSKTPKKKNKKRWKDSSDEDTESEEEEEDEEKIKETKNIIDEKIELRKQFYLNKINPFEIRDNFPSTKVMQTEIQHTYIDYESAELVSRYLASKRPFSRSFETFLKHIIKVLMETSVGIRTKAMKCLTMIVEADPGVLALKEMQMGVFHSFLDHSTSVREAAVDLVGKFVLNQPSLIDNYYEMLSNRLLDTGVSVRKRVIKILKDICIEYPEYSKIPEICVKMIRRVNDEEGIRKLVMEVFQNMWFTPVKESSRSNALKQKVMHITDVVSACKEMGLEWFEQLLVSLFKPKEDKDDSTKVVTEPPKILVTACKQIVDCLIDNIITLDGRGGNAPQRLVACVTTLYMFAKIRPQLLVEHAITLQPYLSLRCQTQGDYQIISCVARILEIVVPMLEHASEMFLSQLEEDSVKLIFQHDQTVILSCISCLGSVVNNVTRNFPLIRDCFLRYFNPLIKLKTMMDNGGNINVLNNPAVRVDFRRSMYIVGLMLRFFDFKDKEVRGDKLSDNICNEVFDTLSYFMHIDDKESRLFALRSVGSMCIRHYEYMLGPELMAHYQLLLRGEDTPIPMKVQVLNNIKVYLQEEEKRMIKQDEEWATLCKKENLKEMNDVSSGMASTIIQLYLKDVLESFLHPSSSVRQAALGVIQLILSQGLVHPVQIVPYLICMSTDEDKSISVCADKQLQDIEKKYPGFIHMKAQNGIKLSFTLQKIIQGTEVARGFREKEGELPSALNGFLYSILRSKQQRRALMMSILKQFDETVKTNLAQMLYLADNVAYFPYQVLDEPLFIIHHINIMISVTGTNLVQSFKEALLPNPDLKQDPEHAANAIDEDDDEDEESLLKRLPEDTSVLQDCMIASQGCLMLLVLKQHLKTLYGFTDSKIALYSPSESAKVYEKSLNKKNVSKFNPKAALQKLKSKPSDDYILDEKSRQQLIAEYLEFKQLIISLDREDDDDDDNTKSQNTSKVNNVYSGPNASDSSQTPTKAAKGDHNSSSSSTMLTPTIVLNSIHSTPASGQTNVSTPNSSVNNSFTPNHSQVTPKVPKLTIVPPKPPPESSRHSHSHSHRSHKSKKSDRHKKHHHKRKKKSYKSDESDDAASDPDYSL, translated from the exons ATGTATAGATCCATGCAAAATAT TGATAGGCAacatgacttgaaatccacgtGTAATGATGGACGACAAAGAATGGCTATGAATGGCGAAACTCCTACTGTACCCATAACAACATTAGCTGGTATTTCAAGTCTAACCGACT TGTTGCCAGAAATGCCCTTACCTTCTCCACTGCCACATACGCTTAGTAACAAATCATTATTATTTCATCCACGAGTGGCAGAAGAAGCTAACAATCTATTAAATTTACGAGATGAAAATCTTGTCCCGCTACTAGCTAATTCGTTATCACAAACTACATCCGATCATAT tGAACTCAAGGATCATTATGCTTGTACCGATCAACTCATTGACCACCAGTATCAGCCTGAGTTACTTAAGGCCATCGTTCAACGAAATCCAACCGTATTTAAAAATGCttcaa CATCTCAACGCATGGGATGGCACCATCAACAGCGACAAACGCAGCAACCGCAACAAATTCTATTGCAACAACAAATGCAGCAGCAGaagcaacaaaattttcaacaaccgCAGCAGCGTATGCAACAACCGCTGAGTCAGTCTTTCCAGCAGCCTTTGCATCATCATCAGAACAAGCCATCAGATCAGAATCAAGCACGTCACGTGTTACAGCAGCAGTCTCCGCAAAGTATGCTGCAGCAATCACAAGCGTCGCCGCAATCTCAACAACAGATGCAAATGCAGCAACAATTTCATTCGCAGCAAGTGCATCATATGCAGCAGGGCCAACTCGGTCATCAGCAAAGCGTAATTTCGATGGGACCGTCTTCTTCGAGTGGCAGTCCGGTGGTCTCGGCGTCGAATAATTTCATGCCGAAAATGGCGTCGCCGGCGAACGCTTCTGCGACGGGTAATTACAACAGCACGACTTCGGTCGATTACGTGAATAATTCGATCAATACGTATTCGCCATCGGCACCGTCTACTCGATCGTCGGCCCGATTAGCGGCGAGTAACGCTGCTCAGAATTATCAAGATAGCGTTGTCAATTCGGTGGTGAATTCGTCGTTCCAGCAACATAATTTTATACCATCAACGTCGCAGAATACCAGGCACGTTATACACGGAGGAGCCGGTGACGGTCAACCTCCGTATACGAACGCCGATGGTGCTTCTACGTCCGGTAATTATTCGCCGTATCCGGCCATCGTACAAAATTCGTCGCCCATGTTGGCTTCGTTACCTACTCCGGCTGCTACTCCTTCGCCGACACCTGCTCAATCGCCCAATAGATTCATGCAACGTGCTTCCGTCATTACATCCGATAATACTGCTCAACAGAACGGCATGTACTCGATACCAAATGTCGATAAATTCCTTATGGGAGAAGATATCAATTTAAACATGTCCGATCAATCGATGGATGTTGGTGATCTGAATTCATCGCTAATGCAACCAAACATGGTCCAACCGTATTCCGGGTCTCAAGATAGTAACATGGTTAAGATACCATCGATTATAGATCCAGCCACCAATCAACCCATCCAAATTTCCGAACAGCTGCAGTCGCAGATCGAATCGCAACTTCAGCTCGACGCTGCCGCCCAATCGCACATGAACTCGCAGGAAATCTATCCGGCCGATATGCTTGAAAGTACCATCGGATCGTCGGTCTGCGGTACCGATAATCTGCTGGCCAACGATGTTTCCTCCAATATACCAATTATTTCGGGTGATTTATCAATGACGCCTCCATTGTCTAGCTCTGTTCCACAGCTAGATTCCGTCCCTGCGCAAA GTGATTTCAATTCGTTGGCAACCGAAAGAGCTTCGAAGCGAAAACGTAATTCTAGAATTCCCGAAACTCCTATCAAag atgAAGAATATGTGCCAAAGccaaagctcaaaaaaatcGAACGAAAATTAGTACCAGTCTTGGAAAAATTAATCGTAGAAGAGTTAACTGAAACGAATCCgtaccaaaaattcaatcaatctTTGGATAGAGTATTTGATCACGTTGAAGACATGGATATTTCGTTGGATGCTG AATCAGACGACGAGGTACCAGAAGAAACTTTATTACCAAAATACCAACTTCTAGATTTATGTAGCGAAGCAGCTAAGCTCAAATCATTAGGTTGCATGGAATCCATACCAAGTGATAAGTTAATTCGATTGTTGGGTATCTTGGAGAAGAATATTAGATCTGGAATTAAAGTTTCACCCATAGCTGATGAA aacGATGACGAATCTGAACGTAAACTGTGGATGGAATTAGCCATGGAAAGAATAATGAGAGCAGTAGACGCGTCACTGATATCCCTGTACGTACTCACCTCGCCGAACATGAATAAGAAAGTCTACCTGGAAGATGTCATCGATAAAATCATCCTATTCACCAAATATCAGCTTCATAACACCATTTATCCTGTCTACGATCCGGTCTATCGCACTAAACAGAAAAAGAAAGACACCGGATCTCGTAAAAAGAAATCCAATTCTCGTGACGTTCGAGAAAAAAGCATCGTCTCGTTGTACACGAAACTGGTGGAAATCATATCGTTACTTTCGGAATTACTCAATATACAACCTCTTACCGATAATTCTATTTTGCATTTGTCTACGATGGGTGTTGGACCATTTTTCGTTGAGGGTATCAACGAATTACAGCTGACTTCGTTAAAATTGGTCACTTCG ATATTTATGAAATACGAAAAGCAtagaaaattattattagaCGACATTTTGGCGTCAATGGCGAGATTACCGAATTCGAAACAGAGCTTGAGATCGTATAGGTTGAGCTCGCAAGAACACATACAAATATTAACGGCGTTAGTATTGCAGCTGATCCAGTGTATGGTTGTTTTACCAAAGAACGCAGCTAGTAGAAAATTAACG TGGGATCCGGATAGTGAAATATCGCGTAAATTCAAAGCAGCTCAAACCAGCGCGTCGAATTTTTTAGTAGTTTTCTTATCGAAGTGTAGCAGTAAGTCAGAGGAAATCGATTATCGACCtttgttcgaaaatttcatccaaGATTTACTGACAACAGTGAACAAACCCGAATGGCCAGTGTCTGAATTAATGCTCAGTGTGCTCGGTAAACTCCTAGTGACGAATTTCGTCAACACGAAGGCCGAAATGGCGCTGCGAGTAGCATCTCTAGATTATTTAGGTGTCGTTGCGGCCAGACTTCGTAAAGATTCAGTAACGTCGAATTTGAAGTTGTCCACCATTGATACCATAATCAAAGATATTCGAGCTGAAGAACTAAAAGACGACGATAAACCAGTCGAT TACGATAAACTGGAAATCGGAAGCGATGAAGAAAGGATTATGTTTCTGCAAAGAGTATTATTAGATTATTTAGCAGTGAAAAGTCATAACGAAGATTCGTTGGCTCATGCCAGGCACTTTTACATTTGTCAATGGTACCAAGATGCTCTAAACGAAGCAAATGCACCTACGACCAACAAAACCAAACATTCGAAGACGCCcaagaaaaagaacaaaaagagATGGAAAG ATAGTTCAGACGAAGACACCGAAAGcgaagaggaagaggaagacGAAGAGAAAATCAAAGAAACTAAGAATATAAtcgacgaaaaaattgaattacggaAACagttttatttgaataaaatcaacCCTTTCGAAATCCGTGATAACTTTCCCTCTACGAAAGTGATGCAAACGGAAATCCAGCATACGTATATCGACTACGAAAGCGCCGAATTAGTATCGAGGTATTTAGCCTCCAAAAGACCATTTTCCAGGAGCTTCGAAACGTTTCTGAAACAC ATTATCAAAGTGTTGATGGAAACGTCTGTCGGTATTCGTACAAAAGCTATGAAATGTCTCACAATGATCGTTGAAGCGGATCCGGGCGTTTTGGCGTTGAAAGAGATGCAAATGGGTGTATTTCATTCGTTCCTCGATCACTCAACTTCGGTTCGAGAAGCAGCTGTCGATCTAGTCGGCAAATTCGTTCTGAATCAGCCTAGTTTAATCGATAATTATTACGAAATGCTTTCGAATCGATTACTCGATACCGGAGTCAGTGTACGTAAACGTGtcatcaaaattctgaaagataTTTGCATCGAGTATCCGGAGTATTCAAAGATACCGGAAATTTGCGTCAAGATGATCAGACGCGTCAACGACGAAGAAGGTATTAGAAAATTGGTCATGGAAGTCTTTCAAAACATGTGGTTCACGCCAGTGAAGGAGTCTTCGCGGAGCAACGCGTTAAAACAAAAAGTTATGCATATCACCGATGTCGTGTCGGCTTGTAAAGAAATGGGATTAGAGTGGTTCGAACAATTACTAGTTAGCTTGTTTAAACCGAAAGAAGATAAAGATGATTCGACCAAAGTAGTGACCGAGCCGCCAAAAATTCTGGTCACTGCGTGCAAGCAGATCGTCGATTGTCTGATCGATAATATCATTACGTTGGATGGTCGTGGAGGTAATGCACCTCAGCGTCTCGTAGCTTGCGTTACCACGTTGTATATGTTCGCGAAAATTAGACCGCAATTGTTGGTAGAACATGCTATTACTTTACAACCTTATCTCAGTCTTCGGTGTCAG ACCCAAGGCGATTACCAAATCATCAGTTGCGTGGCACGTATTTTAGAAATTGTAGTTCCTATGTTGGAGCACGCCAGCGAAATGTTCTTGTCACAGCTGGAAGAAGACTCcgttaaattaattttccaacacGACCAAACGGTCATTCTAAGCTGTATCTCGTGTTTGGGATCAGTTGTAAATAACGTTACTCGTAACTTTCCTCTGATTAGAGATTGTTTTTTAAGATATTTCA ATCCGTTGATAAAGCTTAAAACGATGATGGATAACGGAGGCAACATCAACGTGCTGAATAATCCGGCTGTCAGGGTTGATTTCCGTCGTTCGATGTATATCGTTGGTTTGATGTtgagatttttcgattttaaggATAAAGAAGTTCGAGGCGATAAACTATCG GATAACATTTGTAACGAAGTGTTCGACACATTATCATATTTTATGCATATTGACGATAAAGAATCTCGTTTGTTCGCCCTCCGATCGGTTGGCTCGATGTGTATTCGTCACTACGAGTATATGTTGGGTCCCGAATTGATGGCTCACTACCAATTGCTCCTGAGAGGCGAAGATACTCCTATTCCAATGAAAGTACAA gtaTTGAACAACATCAAAGTCTACCttcaagaagaagaaaaacgaaTGATCAAGCAAGATGAAGAAT GGGCGACATTATGCAAAAAGGAAAATCTAAAAGAAATGAACGACGTTTCGTCTGGTATGGCGAGTACGATCATCCAGTTGTACCTGAAAGATGTGCTAGAATCATTTCTACATCCTAGCAGTAGTGTTCGGCAGGCTGCCTTGGGCGTAATTCAATTAATTCTATCGCAAGGTTTAGTCCATCCTGTGCAG ATCGTACCGTATTTAATATGCATGAGTACCGACGAAGACAAGAGTATAAGCGTATGCGCCGATAAACAGTTACAAGATATCGAAAAGAAATATCCCGGATTTATTCATATGAAAGCGCAAAACGGTATTAAATTGTCATTCACtctacaaaaaattatccaaggAACCGAAGTAGCAAGAGGATTTAGGGAAAAAGAAGGCGAATTGCCATCCGCTCTGAATGGATTCTTGTATTCGATATTGAGAAGCAAACAGCAACGTCGAGCTTTGATGATGtcgattttgaaacaattcgATGAAACCGTG aaaacgaaTTTGGCGCAAATGTTGTACCTGGCTGATAACGTGGCGTACTTTCCATACCAAGTTTTGGACGAACCAttattcatcattcatcatatCAATATAATGATCTCCGTTACCGGAACTAATTTAGTACAGAGCTTCAAAGAG GCTCTTCTTCCAAATCCTGATCTAAAACAAGATCCGGAACATGCAGCGAATGCTATCGATGAGgatgacgacgaagacgaagagTCGTTATTGAAAAGATTACCCGAAGATACCTCAGTATTGCAAGATTGCATGATTGCATCTCAAGGATGTTTGATGTTATTGGTTTTAAAACAGCATTTGAAGACTTTATACGGATTTACCGATTC aaaaatcGCATTATACTCTCCTTCGGAATCTGCAAAAGTGTACGAAAAATCGTTGAATAAAAAGAACGTGAGCAAGTTCAATCCAAAAGCTGCACTGCAAAAATTGAAGTCGAAACCGAGCGACGACTATATTCTAGACGAAAAATCTAGACAACAGCTGATCGCCGAATATTTAGAG TTCAAGCAGCTGATCATTTCGTTGGATAGAGaagacgacgatgatgacgataACACCAAATCGCAGAATACATCCAAAGTTAATAACGTTTACTCGGGACCTAACGCTTCGGATTCTAGCCAGACTCCGACTAAAGCAGCGAAAGGCGATCACAACTCGTCATCTTCTTCCACAATGCTTACACCGACCATAGTCTTAAATTCTATTCATAGTACGCCCGCATCAGGCCAAACCAATGTTTCTACTCCTAATTCTAGTGTGAATAATTCATTTACTCCTAATCATTCTCAA GTTACTCCGAAGGTACCGAAATTAACCATAGTACCGCCTAAACCACCGCCCGAATCGTCTCGACATTCGCATTCGCACAGTCATCGATCGCATAAAAGTAAAAAGTCTGATAGGCATAAGAAGCATCAccataaaagaaagaaaaaatcgtACAAATCCGACGAATCAGACGACGCTGCCAGCGATCCAGACTATTCACTTTGa
- the ScpX gene encoding sterol carrier protein 2, which produces MVGQSKKVYVVGVGMTKFEKPGRRDDFDYPDMVHEAVTKALKDCNLTYNHINQATVGYVYGDSTCGQRALYGLGMTGIPIFNVHNNCSTGSSALLLAKQIVDSGNAECVLAVGFEKMERGSLTSKYLDRTIPLDKHVETMAEVAGLDGAPIAAQLFSKAGEEHMKKYGTTAEQLAKIAYKNHKHSINNPYSQFQEEYSLEQILNAPKVSGPLTKLQCCPTSDGAAAAILASEDFVLRNNLQKNAVEILGIEMTTDLPSTFSEKSVLKVVGYDMTRLAAERLFAKAARKPTDVDVVELHDCFSANELITYEALGLCNPGEAGLLVDSNRNTYGGKYVINPSGGLISKGHPLGATGLAQCAELCWQLRGEAGKRQVSNARLALQHNIGLGGAVVVALYQHGFPYTLDQNVKLNPVNAVADDPNVFKVGPLFKILEEAMHDDKDNLIASVRGIYCFKVKNAEGKQGMWIINAKTGKGSVTYNGKEKADVTFAMNDEDVFDLISGKLNPQQAFFQGKIKIQGNMGLALKLTELQKKAHNKIEALKSKL; this is translated from the exons atggTTGGTCAAAGCAAGAAAGTATACGTTGTTGGTGTTGGAATGACCAag TTTGAGAAACCGGGTCGCAGAGATGATTTCGATTACCCGGATATGGTCCATGAAGCGGTCACAAAAGCTTTAAAAGATTGCAATCTGACTTATAATCACATCAATCAAGCTACCGTTGGATACGTTTAcg GTGATTCAACATGCGGACAACGTGCCTTGTATGGGCTAGGGATGACTGGTATCCCGATATTCAATGTTCATAATAATTGTTCCACCGGATCTTCAGCTTTACTCCTTGCAAAGCAAATTGTAGATTCTGGAAATGCCGAATGTGTCTTAGCTGTTGgtttcgaaaaaatggaaagaGGCTCATTAACGTCAAAA tatCTCGATCGAACCATCCCATTAGATAAACATGTTGAAACAATGGCCGAAGTTGCCGGCCTCGATGGTGCTCCAATAGCTGCTCAACTTTTCAGCAAAGCAGGAGAAGAACATATGAAAAAGTACGGCACTACCGCCGAACAATTGGCTAAAATTGCATACAAGAATCACAAACATTCCATTAATAATCC GTATTCGCAGTTTCAAGAAGAGTATTCCTTAGAGCAAATTCTCAACGCGCCCAAAGTATCAGGACCCTTAACCAAATTACAATGTTGCCCGACTTCGGATGGAGCTGCAGCTGCTATTTTAGCTTCGGAAGATTTCGTGCTAcgaaataatttgcaaaaaaatgccgTTGAAATTTTGGGCATAGAAATGACGACTGATTTACCATCTACGTTTTCTGAGAAAAGTGTCCTCAAAGTT GTTGGTTACGATATGACGAGACTAGCAGCTGAAAGATTATTCGCCAAAGCGGCTCGAAAACCAACTGACGTTGATGTGGTCGAACTtcacgattgtttttctgccaaTGAACTAATTACTTACGAAGCTTTGGGATTATGTAATCCAGGAGAAGCTGGCTTATTGGTTGATTCGAATCGTAATACGTACGGTGGTAAATATGTTATCAATCCGAGCGGTGGGTTGATCTCTAAAGGGCATCCATTAGGAGCTACTG gatTGGCTCAATGTGCTGAATTATGCTGGCAATTACGAGGTGAAGCTGGAAAACGACAAGTTTCCAATGCTCGATTAGCCTTACAACATAATATTGGATTGGGAGGAGCTGTGGTTGTAGCGTTGTATCAACATGGTTTTCCTTACACTTTAGATCA AAACGTTAAGCTGAACCCGGTCAATGCGGTAGCTGATGATCCGAATGTTTTCAAAGTGGGCCCATTAtttaaaattcttgaagaagCTATGCACGATGATAAAGACAATCTGATCGCTTCTGTTCGCGGTATTTACTgcttcaaagtgaaaaatgccGAAGGCAAACAAGGCATGTGGATCATAAACGCGAAAACTGGTAAAGGATCGGTCACCTATAATGGAaaag AAAAAGCCGATGTCACTTTTGCCATGAACGATGAAGACGTCTTCGACTTGATTTCCGGTAAATTGAATCCGCAACAAGCGTTTTTccaaggaaaaattaaaattcaaggaAACATGGGTCTAGCTTTAAAACTGACTGAATTACAGAAAAAAGCTCATAATAAAATAGAAGCTTTAAAATCTAAATTATAA